Proteins encoded in a region of the Candidozyma auris chromosome 7, complete sequence genome:
- the LTV1 gene encoding Ltv1p, translating into MPRKRFDKKNAQTFSVVHRSHEDALYFDNDASKHVLVPAAQRSKGGHSGTLSSLKARKAGKQTYSTKELEETLGKDAVTAIRANEGLAAQYGIFFDDSKYDYMQHLKPIGGAGDSVFIEAKKPKEEGKKSIESLIKDVLPSEKSRKVTYDDEENIPQELRKFNPNMDPRLREVLEALEDEAYIAEAEGGEVEDADFLDLLQSGEVNEEDEFYDDYDGEDGDDWDLDNYQDDFDEEDYDSEQFEELENPYNEGEEPEEEDKRAAAAVSNAWERDFMRFQKEMRNTVNDWDSDDDFEEEEEGDVVGELPQFNNATSGKKKSKNKLRKKMGTMTDTSSFSMSSSALHRTEGLKLLDDRFEQLSRKFEEEDPYMREQEAFDMKKERPDLENLLDDFLDNYELDRGGRKLVKKDHKLEAIKAAADSVSKGKLAAKRKKEKGNNSAGSALDKLGGSFGNMKI; encoded by the coding sequence ATGCCCCGGAAGAGATTCGATAAGAAAAACGCCCAGACCTTCTCTGTGGTGCATAGATCACACGAGGATGCTCTCTATTTCGATAATGACGCCTCCAAACACGTGCTTGTTCCAGCAGCTCAAAGATCCAAGGGTGGACATTCAGGAACCCTCAGTCTGTTGAAGGCCAGAAAGGCAGGAAAGCAAACTTATAGCACCAAGGAGCTCGAAGAAACGCTTGGAAAAGATGCAGTAACGGCTATAAGGGCAAACGAAGGGTTGGCTGCTCAGTACGGGATCTTCTTTGACGACTCCAAATACGATTACATGCAACATCTCAAGCCCATAGGAGGAGCTGGAGACAGTGTTTTCATCGAAGCAAAGAAACCAAAGGAAGAAGGGAAGAAGTCGATAGAGCTGCTCATCAAAGATGTGCTTCCGTCGGAAAAGTCAAGGAAAGTCACGtatgacgatgaagagaacATCCCACAGGAGCTTCGAAAGTTCAATCCAAATATGGATCCCAGGCTCCGTGAGGTCTTGGAGGCTCTTGAGGACGAGGCTTACATTGCTGAGGCCGAAGGTGGCGAGGTAGAGGATGCAGACTTTCTCGACTTGTTGCAGTCTGGAGAAGTgaatgaagaggatgaaTTCTACGACGACTACGATGGAGAGGATGGTGATGACTGGGACCTTGACAATTACCAAGACGATTTCGACGAAGAAGACTACGATCTGGAGCAGTTTGAGGAGCTCGAAAACCCATACAACGAGGGTGAAGAGcccgaagaagaggataAACGAGCGGCAGCGGCCGTGAGCAACGCCTGGGAGAGGGATTTCATGAggtttcaaaaagagatgagAAATACTGTGAACGATTGGGATTCggatgatgattttgaagaagaagaagagggaGATGTCGTGGGGGAGCTCCCCCAGTTCAATAATGCGACCAGcggcaagaagaagctgaaaaatAAGCtcaggaagaagatgggcACCATGACAGATACATCGTCATTTTCCATGTCGTCCTCAGCACTCCATAGAACTGAGGGTTTGAAGTTGCTAGACGACAGATTTGAGCAGCTCAGCAGAAaattcgaagaagaagatccgTACATGAGAGAGCAAGAAGCATTCgacatgaagaaagagaggcCCGACCTAGAAAACTTGCTTGACGATTTCTTGGATAACTACGAGTTGGATCGTGGCGGAAGgaagcttgtcaagaaagacCACAAGTTGGAGGCAATCAAGGCTGCAGCAGATTCTGTTTCAAAGGGCAAGCTAGcggcaaaaagaaagaaggaaaagggaAATAATAGTGCCGGCTCTGCTTTGGATAAGCTTGGAGGCAGCTTTGGAAACATGAAGATATAG
- a CDS encoding CORVET complex subunit — translation MEAQPSNRRPLPGDLYLSKLPVDLVLEQNESISTLATYKSSIYVGTTKGQILHLHCFEDASEYLHILQLQVTEKDVSVTKILPLPDVELCLVICNRTMYVYTLPELSPCHMGKIRDVNDVSELSQVKNPKAKNIHDKVIVFTSTRLRVVQFVPPQTVKLLRDIPYMGALMGISSAAGTSANYSNICLVANGENYDVVDLQQTRRIPLFEHNPEKAPGIAPNILPFDAGDSEEYLLSVRTNESTSMAMFINSFGDVTRGTMTWIDVGYPTNGMAVVWPHVIGLFSVNGSLSLTFSSLESLEVVEATKVASLFDGNAWGEVGNLMIQGLKHPVFFCHEQISDWLTKTNIESEGDRYISLQSANVVLHNDKNLYYMYQESTTYTKLQAILKGLQTTDSAWKSSIKDLEGETGVLRLIHVILLLATGKITDVKDKLIVGIDPRVLLYLIGDLGLGKEIYEGFYLEKAVWFVLNHFRPLQVEESFKEAFIKSTYDLCEVEGALFKSLRVMMYQRLRCARQAIEMVASEKEKALWVSNESTNSNILDVLDNKDWITVKLEVLLLRQTHEKASSTTNELSQEITDELAQEITSLAFKLLDKKIDIGNLEISDDGVATQDGYSIDLVEVILTQLKENFDNSEMYNRNLLELLKLQPQRGLAFLEANKFGKHKATHKHILEEYSKLHNLDAGFSSLKLEFVEQSLIDHVKETGDFDPRLAKELLNEQLEYLEMQRGEFANDYVNLDILLTSFKHEYDLANGRVPQIYWIDYLGIHGKRSECQQLASFYVKIYELLLLLRLHREDVPPLPSEGSESMQHLDCLFSGRPVDEIIDESITRADQMTSNWVAEYGMPPTPKKLVYFSSLTSKIKSLYSKRENNDIISSIKLMLERYLRFEQPLSRYEAIKFLVTSFGKKCFSPVEVLQLIPPDLPLAFIYDYLKTVMVSNESDKIESDLIRILARLDSKLMSNVVDDLKKDLQKYSGEVKSSEP, via the coding sequence ATGGAGGCCCAACCGTCAAACCGGCGACCGCTTCCTGGTGATCTCTACCTCCTGAAACTACCAGTGGATCTTGTACTCGAGCAAAACGAGTCTATCTCCACACTAGCCACGTACAAGTCAAGCATCTATGTGGGCACTACGAAGGGTCAGATTCTTCATTTACACTGCTTCGAGGACGCCAGCGAATATTTAcacattttgcaattgcaagtCACAGAGAAGGATGTGCTGGTCACAAAGATTTTGCCGCTTCCAGATGTGGAGTTGTGTCTAGTGATCTGCAACAGGACCATGTATGTCTATACACTTCCAGAGCTTCTGCCGTGTCATATGGGCAAAATCAGAGACGTCAACGATGTGCTGGAGTTGAGCCAGGTGAAGAATCCGAAAGCAAAGAATATCCACGATAAAGTCATTGTTTTCACGTCTACAAGGCTACGAGTGGTGCAGTTCGTGCCTCCACAGACAGTCAAACTACTACGAGATATTCCGTATATGGGGGCATTGATGGGAATTTCTTCTGCAGCTGGAACGCTGGCAAATTACAGCAACATCTGCTTAGTCGCCAATGGCGAGAACTACGACGTGGTCGATTTGCAGCAGACCAGGAGGATACCGTTGTTTGAGCATAACCCAGAGAAAGCCCCCGGAATTGCCCCTAATATTTTGCCATTTGATGCTGGAGATAGTGAAGAATACCTTCTCTCGGTGAGGACAAACGAATCAACGTCGATGGCTATGTTCATCAACTCGTTTGGTGACGTGACGAGGGGAACGATGACCTGGATCGATGTAGGCTATCCGACAAACGGAATGGCTGTTGTGTGGCCTCACGTCATTGGCCTTTTTTCTGTGAATGGATCGTTGAGTCTAACATTTAGCTCACTTGAAAGCTTAGAAGTGGTTGAAGCTACAAAGGTCGCTCTGCTTTTTGATGGCAATGCATGGggagaagttggaaacTTAATGATTCAGGGCTTGAAGCACCCAGTGTTCTTCTGCCATGAGCAAATTCTGGATTGGCTTACCAAGACGAACATTGAGTCCGAAGGTGATAGGTACATCTCGCTCCAATCGGCGAATGTCGTGCTTCACAACGACAAAAATCTATATTACATGTATCAAGAGAGCACCACGTATACCAAATTGCAGGCTATATTGAAGGGACTCCAAACCACCGATTCTGCATGGAAACTGTCCATAAAAGaccttgaaggagaaactGGCGTTCTCCGCCTTATTCATGTGATCCTTTTACTCGCCACTGGTAAAATCACTGATGTTAAGGATAAGCTTATCGTTGGCATTGATCCTAGAGTACTCTTGTATCTCATCGGAGACTTGGGTCTTGGAAAGGAGATTTATGAGGGTTTCTATTTGGAAAAGGCGGTGTGGTTTGTTCTCAATCACTTTAGACCATTACAGGTTGAGGaatccttcaaagaagcattCATCAAATCCACATACGATTTGTGTGAAGTTGAAGGCGCCCTTTTCAAATCGTTGCGTGTGATGATGTATCAGAGATTGAGGTGTGCTAGGCAAGCTATTGAAATGGTAGcttcagaaaaagagaaggcacTCTGGGTCTCTAATGAATCGACGAATCTGAATATCCTTGACGTACTTGATAACAAGGACTGGATTACTGTGAAGCTTGAAGTATTGCTCTTGAGGCAGACACATGAAAAGGCTTCGTCGACGACTAATGAACTCTCTCAGGAGATTACTGATGAACTCGCTCAGGAGATTACCAGTCTCGCTTTTAAATTGCTCGATAAGAAGATTGATATAGGCAATTTGGAGATCTCTGATGATGGCGTGGCAACTCAAGATGGCTATTCTATTGATTTGGTCGAGGTAATCTTAACTCAATTGAAGGAGAATTTTGACAACAGCGAAATGTACAATCGGAATCTCTTGGAGCTCCTCAAGCTTCAACCCCAGAGAGGACTTGCTTTTCTCGAGGCCAACAAGTTTGGGAAGCATAAAGCCACACATAAACACATCTTAGAAGAATATTCAAAACTCCACAATCTAGATGCGGggttttcttctttgaagcttgaATTTGTTGAGCAGTCATTAATCGATCATGTGAAGGAGACTGGTGACTTTGATCCCAGGCTAGCAAAGGAACTCCTTAATGAGCAGCTTGAATACCTCGAAATGCAACGAGGCGAGTTTGCAAACGATTACGTTAACCTAGACATTTTACTTACATCGTTCAAACATGAGTATGATCTTGCCAATGGACGCGTGCCACAGATCTACTGGATAGACTACCTAGGAATCCATGGGAAGAGAAGTGAGTGTCAACAGCTTGCCTCATTTTACGTCAAGATTTACGAGCTACTTCTTCTATTGCGTCTTCACAGAGAAGATGTGCCCCCACTTCCATCTGAGGGCAGTGAGAGCATGCAACATCTTGATTGTTTATTCTCTGGCAGGCCCGTGGATGAAATTATAGACGAATCTATTACTCGGGCAGACCAAATGACTTCCAATTGGGTAGCAGAGTATGGGATGCCTCCCACGCCAAAGAAGCTAGTATACTTCTCCAGCTTAACACTGAAGATTAAGTCACTTTAcagcaaaagagaaaacaaCGATATCATATCTAGCATCAAATTAATGCTCGAGAGGTACTTACGCTTCGAGCAGCCGCTTTCAAGGTATGAGGCTATAAAGTTCTTGGTGACTTCGTTTGGCAAAAAATGTTTCTCTCCTGTTGAAGTTTTGCAACTAATACCACCAGACTTACCACTTGCATTTATCTACGACTACTTGAAAACCGTTATGGTTAGTAATGAGTCCGACAAAATTGAGTCCGACTTGATTAGAATTTTAGCGCGCTTGGACTCCAAGCTCATGAGtaatgttgttgatgatttaAAAAAAGACCTACAAAAATATAGCGGTGAAGTGAAGTCAAGCGAGCCTTGA
- a CDS encoding biotin--[acetyl-CoA-carboxylase] ligase BPL1 — protein MGLKVNEGVDRAVPRLTPIFVASTIDPRGTNKLLTTLKENLDFVSPNTFEDINDTFVLHDENDTDITEDLNMDSDGEQTFDQVISAPKHIKFLGPNAFPEPAQTPYFDMKKYFHHLKHLYEANDTPSGSIGTLLAYGEVVTSTNTLLDKNPNWLAQLPHGLTFTATTQIAGRGRGGNVWINPKGVMATSILFRLPPGESNSSIIVTLQYLTALALIESILGYGASVQGQGSGYEDMPLRLKWPNDMYALKPEFYNSISDKDEVSKTVEGDDEKWAKVSGALINSQFLNGQFHLVWGGGVNVSNEAPTTSLNRVLARLNELRAKKGLPSLPPYEHELLLAKLAFNIEQFYSVFQKSGLQPFLALYYKRWFHSNQHVRLDAKGDGNVRDCVIRGVTSDYGLLIAEDTKTHERLELQPDGNSFDIFKGLVYKKS, from the coding sequence ATGGGTCTTAAGGTGAACGAAGGCGTTGATAGGGCAGTTCCTCGGCTTACGCCTATCTTTGTTGCATCGACAATCGACCCGAGAGGCACCAACAAGCTACTTACCACACTAAAGGAGAATCTAGACTTTGTTTCTCCCAACACCTTCGAAGATATCAACGATACTTTTGTGCTACATGATGAAAATGACACCGATATTACCGAAGACTTGAACATGGATTCAGACGGAGAGCAGACGTTTGATCAGGTTATCTCGGCGCCCAAGCacatcaagtttttgggcCCTAATGCTTTCCCAGAACCAGCACAAACTCCATACTTCGACATGAAAAAATATTTTCATCATTTAAAGCATCTCTATGAGGCCAACGATACACCACTGGGCAGCATCGGTACTCTTCTTGCATACGGCGAAGTTGTCACATCTACAAACACCCTTCTCGATAAGAACCCCAACTGGCTCGCCCAATTGCCCCATGGACTCACCTTCACCGCCACCACGCAAATCGCCGGACGAGGCAGAGGCGGCAACGTGTGGATCAATCCAAAGGGAGTGATGGCAACTTCGATCTTGTTCAGACTTCCTCCAGGCGAGTCCAACAGCTCCATCATTGTCACGTTACAGTACTTGACTGCATTGGCTCTCATCGAGTCGATCTTGGGCTACGGCGCTTCTGTTCAGGGCCAAGGCTCCGGGTACGAGGATATGCCCTTGAGGCTCAAGTGGCCTAACGACATGTATGCGCTCAAGCCTGAATTCTACAATCTGATCTCGGACAAGGACGAGGTGAGTAAGACGGTCGAAGGCGACGACGAGAAGTGGGCCAAAGTCTCTGGAGCGCTTATCAACTCGCAATTTCTCAACGGCCAATTCCATCTCGTATGGGGTGGAGGAGTGAATGTGTCCAACGAGGCGCCCACCACTTCGCTCAACAGAGTTCTTGCCAGACTCAATGAATTGAGAGCCAAAAAGGggcttccttctttgcctcCGTATGAgcatgagcttcttcttgcgaAACTCGCCTTCAACATCGAGCAGTTCTACAGCGTGTTCCAGAAATCtggtttgcagccattcctaGCCCTTTACTACAAAAGATGGTTCCACAGCAATCAGCACGTCCGGTTGGATGCTAAGGGAGACGGCAATGTGAGAGATTGTGTTATCAGAGGTGTCACCAGTGACTATGGTCTTTTGATCGCCGAAGACACCAAGACTCACGAACGGTTGGAGTTGCAGCCAGACGGGAATTCCTTCGATATCTTCAAGGGCCTCGTATACAAAAAGCTGTAG
- the CKA1 gene encoding casein kinase 2 catalytic subunit yields MSVSSVSRVYTDVLATKPQAYWDYENFNIKWNSQDKYEVIKKLGRGKYSEVFLGVDLTNGQKVVIKVLKPVKRKKIKREVSILKNLVGGPNIIALLDVVREPQSKTPAFIFEHVDNIDFRTLYPTFTDYDIRYYMYELLKALDCSHSMGIMHRDVKPHNVMIYHEARQLRLIDWGLAEYYHPGTEYNVRVASRYFKGPELLVDFRLYDYSLDMWSYGCMLASMVFKKDPFFHGKSNTDQLVQIVRVLGSDDLHSYLQKYNLTLSEEYEDLGYYNRRPWKRFINENNQHLVSEEFLDFIDKLLRYDHQERLTAKEAMDHPYFDPVRH; encoded by the coding sequence ATGTCTGTGCTGTCGGTGTCACGTGTGTACACGGACGTGTTGGCAACCAAGCCGCAAGCATACTGGGATTAcgaaaacttcaacatcaaatGGAATTCGCAGGATAAGTACgaggtgatcaagaaaCTCGGCAGAGGCAAGTACTCCGAGGTTTTTTTGGGAGTTGATCTCACCAACGGTCAAAAAGTTGTGATTAAAGTGTTGAAGCCggtaaaaagaaagaaaatcaagcGAGAAGTGTCGATTCTCAAGAACTTAGTGGGCGGGCCCAATATCATTGCTCTTTTGGACGTTGTGCGAGAGCCCCAGCTGAAAACGCCGGCGTTCATCTTCGAGCACGTTGACAACATCGACTTTCGCACGTTGTACCCAACTTTTACCGACTACGATATTCGTTACTACATGTACGAGCTTTTAAAAGCTCTTGACTGCTCTCACCTGATGGGCATCATGCACAGAGATGTGAAACCCCATAACGTCATGATCTACCACGAAGCCAGGCAGTTGCGTCTCATCGACTGGGGGTTGGCTGAATACTACCATCCGGGTACCGAGTATAATGTCAGAGTAGCATCCAGGTACTTTAAGGGTCCTGAGTTGCTCGTGGACTTCCGCTTGTACGACTACTCGCTCGACATGTGGTCGTACGGATGCATGCTTGCTTCGATGGTGTTCAAAAAAGATCCGTTTTTCCATGGAAAGTCCAACACCGACCAGTTGGTGCAGATTGTGAGAGTGCTAGGCTCCGACGACCTCCATAGTTACCTTCAGAAGTACAATTTGACACTTAGCGAGGAGTATGAAGACTTGGGCTACTACAACCGTCGCCCATGGAAACGGTTTATTAACGAAAACAACCAGCACTTGGTGAGTGAGGAATTCCTAGACttcattgacaagctcTTACGTTACGACCACCAAGAGCGTCTCACCGCCAAGGAGGCCATGGACCATCCGTACTTTGATCCTGTGCGTCACTGA
- the CPR6 gene encoding peptidylprolyl isomerase CPR6: protein MSIVYFDVTANNEPKGRIVFKLYDDIVPKTTENFRALCTGEKGESSSGHKLHYKGSTFHRVIKNFMCQGGDFTNGDGTGGESIYGEKFEDENFQLNHDKPFLLSMANAGPGTNGSQFFITTVPTPHLNGKHVVFGEVIQGKSVVRQLERCEKGANDRPKEDWVIADCGELPKDYEPEQSTVADDGTGDIYEAVLADDDKVDVSKPETVFEAVKFLKDLGTKLLKEGRCDKAYEKYIKGTEYLADFFPDDMSEEHIQEKNSLNISLFLNASLAAAKDKKGKNAVSAAEQALHFEGITDALSAKAWYRKGQGYLLCKDEDSAKAAFETANHLVPNDAAVIKGLEEVKYLAKQKGEAEEAHVEDVPMMSR from the coding sequence ATGTCCATTGTTTACTTTGACGTCACTGCCAACAACGAGCCCAAGGGCCGTATCGTTTTCAAGCTCTACGACGACATTGTGCCAAAGACCACAGAGAACTTCAGGGCCTTGTGCACTGGTGAGAAGGGCGAGTCTTCTCTGGGCCACAAGCTCCACTACAAAGGTTCGACCTTTCACCGTGTCATCAAAAACTTCATGTGCCAGGGAGGTGATTTCACCAACGGCGACGGCACCGGCGGCGAGTCGATCTACGGTGAGAAGTTTGAGGATGAGAACTTCCAGTTGAACCACGACAAGCCCTTTTTGCTTTCGATGGCCAACGCTGGGCCTGGCACCAACGGATCTCAATTTTTCATAACCACCGTGCCTACGCCTCACTTGAACGGGAAGCACgttgtttttggtgaagtgATCCAGGGCAAATCTGTGGTGAGACAGCTAGAGAGGTGCGAAAAGGGCGCCAATGACAGACCCAAGGAAGACTGGGTGATTGCAGACTGCGGAGAGCTTCCCAAGGATTATGAGCCTGAGCAAAGCACCGTGGCTGACGACGGCACGGGAGATATCTACGAGGCGGTGTTGGCAGACGACGATAAGGTGGATGTTTCGAAGCCTGAGACCGTGTTTGAGGCggtgaagttcttgaaggatttgGGCACaaagttgctcaaggaAGGTAGATGCGACAAGGCGTACGAAAAGTACATCAAGGGCACTGAGTACCTTGCGGACTTCTTCCCTGACGACATGAGCGAGGAGCACATCCAGGAAAAGAACAGCTTAAACATCTcgctcttcttgaatgcatctttggcagcagctaaggacaagaagggcaagaaCGCTGTTAGTGCTGCCGAACAAGCATTGCACTTTGAAGGAATCACCGATGCTCTCCTGGCGAAAGCATGGTACAGAAAGGGTCAGGGCTACCTTTTATGTAAAGACGAGGACAGCGCAAAAGCAGCATTTGAGACTGCCAATCATTTGGTGCCAAACGACGCTGCCGTGATAAAGGGATTAGAGGAGGTGAAGTATTTGGCCAAGCAGaaaggagaagcagaagaagctcatgtCGAAGATGTTCCAATGATGAGTAGATAG
- a CDS encoding anaphase promoting complex subunit 11, translating to MKVHIRNWHGVATWHWKAANSENGDDELCGICRVPFDGTCPNCKFPGDDCPLVLGKGCTHNFHLHCILQWLEQESSRGLCPMCRQTFIAQTVEGVGTEKALEDLKMLVSRHQAQQEQGNVSGEYEAFSELPQATREAT from the coding sequence ATGAAAGTACACATACGCAATTGGCACGGCGTTGCTACTTGGCACTGGAAGGCTGCTAACAGTGAGAACGGCGATGATGAGCTCTGTGGCATCTGCCGTGTACCTTTCGACGGAACTTGTCCCAACTGCAAGTTTCCTGGCGACGACTGTCCCTTGGTGCTAGGAAAAGGGTGTACACACAATTTCCACCTCCATTGCATTCTTCAGTGGCTCGAGCAAGAGTCATCACGGGGGCTCTGTCCGATGTGCCGCCAGACGTTCATAGCGCAGACGGTGGAGGGGGTGGGCACGGAGAAGGCTcttgaggacttgaagatgttggtCAGCAGACACCAGGCCCAGCAGGAGCAAGGAAATGTGAGCGGAGAGTACGAAGCTTTCAGTGAGCTTCCGCAGGCGACCAGAGAAGCGACATAG
- a CDS encoding 4-hydroxybenzoate octaprenyltransferase: MIRLAFSPFSLATRRSFVTFSRNAFVRRTFVATPFLKNGTFKEQPILTDPSKGTSNSPQKPQNDKNEVDNVKKVFKPEELESARLARLANLGWLSKLPEKWIPYAELSRLEKPVGSLLLLAPCFWAITMGAYSIAAPITTTVSTIVLFTIGALVMRGAGCTINDILDRNLDNQVARTVERPLASGRVSVPQAVGWLAAQCFAGLAVLLSLPFECFYIGALSLPFVAAYPLFKRFTYYPQVALSITFAWGCLLGFPAVGAPQNLWVVAPLFISKFLWCMIYDTVYAHQDKVYDVKAGIKSTALAWGDMSKPIMYTMGGLQVATFLTAGFMNSMGPFFYLSAAWGFQRLFKQLKTVDLDDPKSCWNVFTGNIRTGYIFWIGMIVDYLLKLAGFL, encoded by the coding sequence ATGATCAGACTAGCGTTTTCACCGTTCTCCTTAGCTACAAGGCGGTCTTTCGTAACATTTTCACGCAATGCTTTTGTCAGAAGGACTTTCGTGGCCACGCCTTTCCTCAAAAATGGCACGTTTAAGGAGCAGCCCATACTCACAGATCCTTCTAAGGGTACCAGCAATTCGCCCCAGAAGCCTCAGAACGACAAGAATGAGGTTGACAACgtgaagaaggttttcAAACCCGAGGAGCTAGAGTCTGCAAGATTGGCCCGTTTGGCAAACTTGGGCTGGTTGTCCAAGCTTCCTGAAAAATGGATACCGTACGCTGAGCTTCTGCGCTTGGAAAAACCCGTCGGGTCTCTTCTTTTACTAGCTCCTTGTTTCTGGGCAATAACCATGGGTGCGTACTCCATAGCTGCTCCGATTACCACGACAGTCTCTACAATTGTCTTGTTCACCATTGGTGCTTTGGTGATGAGAGGTGCTGGCTGCACCATCAACGATATTTTGGACAGAAACCTAGATAACCAAGTTGCACGTACTGTAGAGAGACCTCTTGCGAGTGGCAGGGTTTCGGTGCCCCAGGCTGTGGGGTGGCTAGCAGCTCAATGCTTTGCTGGCTTGGCGGTGTTATTGTCACTTCCCTTTGAATGTTTCTACATTGGAGCTTTGTCCCTTCCATTCGTTGCTGCATACCCATTATTCAAAAGGTTCACATACTATCCTCAGGTGGCACTTTCAATCACATTTGCATGGGGCTGCTTACTAGGTTTCCCTGCCGTTGGCGCCCCTCAAAACCTCTGGGTCGTTGCTCCCTTGTTTATTTCCAAGTTTCTCTGGTGCATGATTTATGACACCGTCTATGCTCATCAAGACAAGGTTTACGACGTGAAGGCAGGTATCAAGTCGACAGCGTTGGCATGGGGCGACATGAGCAAGCCAATCATGTACACTATGGGAGGGTTACAAGTGGCAACTTTCTTGACTGCTGGTTTCATGAACTCTATGGGTCCCTTCTTCTACTTGTCCGCTGCATGGGGTTTCCAGCGACTTTTCAAGCAGCTCAAGACTGTCGACTTGGACGATCCAAAGAGCTGCTGGAACGTTTTCACGGGTAATATTCGTACTGGCTATATCTTCTGGATCGGCATGATTGTCGATTATTTATTGAAGTTGGCGGGTTTCTTATAA
- the PRO1 gene encoding glutamate 5-kinase, which yields MSKQYTIVIKLGTSSLVDEVTREPRIANLSNIVETVVKLRRAGHRIVVVSSGAIAFGMKRVNTHERPKQLAAFQALASIGQGRLIGLFDDLFRQLNQPIAQILLTRNDIIDFAQYRNATNTLNELLAMDVVPIVNENDTLSVAEIKFGDNDTLSAITAGMIHADYLFLMTDVECLYSDNPRLNPEAEPIVVVDKIDDIAVSTEEESGGSKVGTGGMTTKLIAAELATNVGVTTIITLSTQPHCILDIVSNIQETDESWTPAQQAQDQQIRSDRRFWLLHGLKTKGTIYIDRGCFQALTRKDRAGLLPVGVVAVKGNFHVHDCVSIEVLPTRESELSEGVEVGHCRVNYSSAEIELIKGQQSADIENILGFSDTEYIAHRDNLAFPPSLPTPATELQAMSLDDKQDEKKKEQAENGNKEEKVDSH from the exons atgTCGAAGCAGTACACCATCGTCATCAAGTTGGGCACTTCGTCGTTGGTGGACGAAGTCACCAGAGAGCCTCGTATCGCCAACCTCTCGAACATCGTGGAAACGGTGGTGAAGCTCAGAAGAGCGGGCCACAGAATTGTTGTGGTGCTGAGTGGCGCCATTGCGTTTGGCATGAAAAGAGTGAACACCCACGAAAGACCCAAGCAGTTGGCGGCATTCCAGGCGTTGGCGTCGATTGGCCAGGGGAGACTCATTGGCCTCTTTGATGACTTGTTCAGGCAGTTGAACCAGCCCATCGCCCAGATTTTGCTCACGAGAAACGATATCATCGACTTTGCCCAGTACAGAAACGCCACCAACACGTTGAACGAGCTTTTGGCCATGGACGTGGTGCCGATCGTCAACGAGAACGACACCTTGAGCGTGGCCGAGATCAAGTTTGGCGACAATGACACGCTCTCTGCCATCACGGCAGGAATGATCCACGCTGACTatttgttcttgatgacagaCGTCGAGTGCTTGTACAGCGACAATCCTCGGTTGAACCCCGAGGCAGAGCCCATCGTCGTGGTGGACAAGATCGACGACATTGCCGTTTCAACAGAGGAGGAGAGCGGCGGCAGCAAGGTCGGCACTGGTGGCATGACCACGAAGCTCATTGCCGCCGAATTGGCTACCAATGTGGGTGTCACCACCATTATCACGTTGTCCACGCAACCACACTGTATTTTGGACATTGTGCTGAATATTCAGGAAACTGACGAGAGCTGGACTCCGGCGCAGCAGGCCCA AGACCAGCAGATCCGGTCCGATCGCCGCTTCTGGCTCTTGCATGGTCTCAAAACCAAAGGTACCATCTACATTGACCGTGGATGTTTCCAGGCTCTCACTCGTAAAGACCGTGCGGGCTTATTGCCTGTGGGTGTTGTTGCCGTGAAGGGCAACTTCCATGTTCACGACTGTGTGTCGATTGAGGTACTCCCAACGAGAGAAAGCGAATTGAGCGAAGGTGTAGAAGTGGGCCACTGTCGTGTAAACTATTCAAGCGCCGAAATCGAATTGATTAAGGGCCAGCAGCTGGCTGACATCGAGAACATCTTGGGCTTCTCTGACACCGAGTACATTGCCCACAGAGACAACTTGGCGTTCCCTCCTTCGCTTCCAACTCCTGCCACCGAGCTACAAGCGATGAGTTTGGACGATAAGCaggatgaaaagaagaaggaacaGGCGGAAAATGGCAACAAGGAGGAAAAAGTGGACAGTCACTAG